Proteins found in one Aspergillus chevalieri M1 DNA, chromosome 2, nearly complete sequence genomic segment:
- the COQ2 gene encoding putative para-hydroxybenzoate-polyprenyltransferase Coq2 (COG:H;~EggNog:ENOG410PFPH;~InterPro:IPR030470,IPR039653,IPR000537;~PFAM:PF01040;~TransMembrane:6 (n4-15c23/24o78-94i103-122o134-157i178-197o203-221i233-252o);~go_component: GO:0016021 - integral component of membrane [Evidence IEA];~go_function: GO:0016765 - transferase activity, transferring alkyl or aryl (other than methyl) groups [Evidence IEA]), producing the protein MLQIIGTAGLFFTGALIMRGAGCAINDLWDRNLDPHVERTKFRPIARGALSPQKAILFTGTQLLAGLGVLLQFPTQCLWYGIPSLLLVTTYPLAKRFTNYPQVILGLTFSWGAMMGFPALGVDLLANPDALKSAAALYSSCVAWTVLYDMIYAHMDIKDDVAAGIKSIALRHEHNTKTVLSGLAATQVALLAAAGVTAGAGPMFFVGSCGSAILTLGAMIWKVQLKNVQNCWWWFNNGCLFTGGGITLGLLLEYLAQTFGLFEKEELKTEAFPSPQ; encoded by the coding sequence ATGCTGCAGATTATCGGCACAGCAGGCCTTTTTTTCACCGGTGCATTGATTATGCGCGGAGCCGGTTGTGCGATAAATGACCTTTGGGATAGGAATTTGGACCCCCATGTTGAACGCACAAAATTTCGGCCAATTGCAAGGGGAGCGCTGTCTCCCCAAAAGGCGATTTTGTTTACAGGCACTCAGTTACTGGCTGGGCTTGGTGTACTGCTCCAGTTTCCTACCCAGTGTCTATGGTATGGGATTCCCAGTTTGCTTCTAGTGACGACATATCCCCTTGCCAAACGCTTCACCAACTACCCTCAGGTCATCTTGGGGCTTACATTCTCATGGGGCGCGATGATGGGATTTCCAGCATTGGGCGTGGATCTTCTCGCCAATCCCGATGCACTGAAGTCAGCGGCAGCTCTCTATTCTAGCTGTGTCGCCTGGACAGTATTGTACGATATGATATATGCCCATATGGACATAAAAGATGATGTAGCTGCAGGGATTAAATCAATCGCTCTTCGCCATGAACACAACACCAAGACCGTTCTTTCTGGGCTAGCTGCGACCCAGGTCGCATTGCTTGCTGCGGCAGGGGTAACGGCAGGCGCTGGTCCTATGTTTTTCGTGGGCAGCTGTGGCAGTGCAATCCTTACACTTGGCGCTATGATTTGGAAAGTTCAGCTGAAGAATGTCCAGAactgttggtggtggtttaATAACGGTTGTTTGTTTACCGGAGGAGGCATAACGTTAGGGCTACTCTTGGAGTATCTGGCGCAAACTTTCGGCCTctttgagaaagaagaattgAAAACAGAAGCGTTCCCATCTCCGCAATGA
- a CDS encoding uncharacterized protein (COG:S;~EggNog:ENOG410PM8W), producing MISSTFGPSLTRRDTAKSSVGQESTHGTIPPPLTSGGGTLGPQSAGAIYQHIHDMATKRISTLDYLRKAHEGRVYWFNTVHFSRADLGRMSYFDPRKLSRRAVNYLLLGLSLPPILDISSTPSEFLRALNALLLEFEAFQQVHPPDGSSSSTLARARIPQMFKRAAHAGTKVRRTSSATEIGLPMQSSDPSDLKAMAGNITPSATTAAAVSSFPQAESSELLPGEEYSYLLTPSLPFEPDFFETFATLCDVLIDCYTRLISLVSTPSVCTVSLGEMFSKADTKLRKIMVAGVVREFEDASRSSARNEVTGVSRVVLGGLLG from the exons ATGATATCGTCCACGTTTGGCCCAAGTTTGACTCGAAGAGATACCGCGAAATCAAGTGTTGGACAAGAAAGTACACATGGGACTATCCCCCCCCCTCTGACTAGTGGAGGAGGCACACTCGGACCACAAAGCGCTGGCGCAATATATCAGCACATCCATGATATGGCAACGAAACGGATATCTACTTTGGACTATCTTCGGAAAGC TCATGAGGGGCGCGTATACTGGTTTAACACAGTTCACTTTTCCCGGGCGGACCTGGGACGCATGTCTTATTTCGACCCTCGGAAGCTGTCTCGTCGTGCAGTCAACTACCTTTTACTGGGTTTGTCATTGCCGCCGATTTTGGACATCAGTTCAACGCCTTCCGAATTTCTGCGCGCCCTAAATGCGCTACTACTGGAATTTGAAGCCTTCCAGCAAGTACACCCACCTGACGGGAGTTCGTCATCAACGCTAGCCAGAGCGCGTATTCCACAGATGTTCAAACGAGCAGCACACGCAGGGACGAAAGTCAGAAGAACTAGCTCGGCAACAGAGATTGGGCTCCCCATGCAATCCAGCGATCCTTCTGATTTGAAAGCAATGGCAGGGAATATCACACCATCTGCGACAACGGCTGCGGCTGTCAGCTCATTTCCTCAGGCAGAGTCATCTGAACTCCTTCCAGGGGAAGAATATTCTTATCTTTTAACGccatcactccccttcgaGCCAGATTTCTTCGAAACTTTTGCTACCCTGTGTGATGTTTTGATTGATTGCTACACTCGATTGATTTCTCTGGTATCAACTCCTTCAGTATGCACTGTCTCCCTAGGGGAAATGTTCTCCAAAGCGGATACAAAACTTCGAAAGATCATGGTGGCCGGTGTGGTGCGAGAATTCGAAGACGCCAGTCGCAGTAGTGCCAGAAATGAGGTGACTGGTGTCAGTCGTGTAGTTTTGGGTGGTCTTCTCGGCTGA
- the GRX5 gene encoding monothiol glutaredoxin GRX5 (COG:O;~EggNog:ENOG410PNPZ;~InterPro:IPR004480,IPR036249,IPR002109,IPR033658;~PFAM:PF00462;~go_function: GO:0015035 - protein disulfide oxidoreductase activity [Evidence IEA]), with protein sequence MFSRTIVASAFRPLSRPASFVQPRTAAFQLPSALHARLLSTETKAAIDKAVATAPVVLFMKGTPETPQCGFSRASIQILGLQGVDPKKFVAFNVLEDLELRQGIKEYSDWPTIPQLYLNKEFVGGCDILMSMHQNGELAKLLEEKSVLVAAD encoded by the exons ATGTTTTCGAGGACAATAGTCGCGTCG GCGTTCCGACCACTTTCCCGGCCGGCGAGCTTCGTGCAGCCGCGCACCGCTGCTTTCCAGCTGCCCTCCGCCCTCCATGCACGCCTGCTGTCTACTGAGACGAAAGCCGCGATTGATAAGGCAGTTGCCACCGCCCCTGTCGTGCTGTTTATGAAGGGAACGCCCGAAACCCCGCAATGCGGCTTCTCACGAGCTAGTATCCAGATCTTGGGCCTGCAGGGTGTAGACCCCAAGAAGTTCGTCGCATTCAATGTGCTGGAGGATCTTGAATTGCGACAAG GCATTAAAGAATACTCGGACTGGCCGACCATCCCGCAATTGTATCTGAACAAAGAATTTGTCGGTGGATGCGATATCCTTATGTCGATGCACCAAAATGGGGAACTCGCAAAATTGCTTGAAGAGAAGTCAGTTCTGGTGGCTGCCGACTAA
- a CDS encoding thioredoxin peroxidase DOT5 (BUSCO:EOG0926578E;~COG:O;~EggNog:ENOG410PRGF;~InterPro:IPR036249,IPR013766,IPR000866;~PFAM:PF00578,PF08534;~go_function: GO:0016209 - antioxidant activity [Evidence IEA];~go_function: GO:0016491 - oxidoreductase activity [Evidence IEA];~go_process: GO:0055114 - oxidation-reduction process [Evidence IEA]), which produces MVELRKRKASAQPNITETNKRGKKEEIPASDRQTGKTNDTTNADSLAGVPNVGDTIALDGFGSEIQTNDGTKTNLKELVATSKSGVVLFTYPRASTPGCTKQACLFRAKYSHLTSTGLSIYGLSTDSPKANTTFRSKQNLPYPLLCDASAVLISAIGFKKVPKGTIRGVFSVDKQGKVLLRQAGGPDATVDAVQKLVQVEGTPQTDVEAQAKNEI; this is translated from the exons ATGGTCGAACTCAGAAAGCGCAAAGCATCTGCACAGCCTAATATCACGGAGACCAATAAGAGAggcaagaaagaagagataCCTGCCTCAGATCGCCAGACGGGAAAAACGAACGATACTACAAACGCTGATTCACTTGCCGGAGTTCCCAATGTCGGCGACACCATTGCTCTGGACGGTTTCGGTAGCGAAATCCAGACAAATGATGGCACAAAAACAAATCTCAAAGAGCTTGTAGCTACAAGCAAATCTGGTGTTGTTCTATTTACTTATCCAAGAGCATCAACCCCTGGTT GCACAAAGCAAGCTTGTCTGTTTCGCGCCAAGTACAGCCATCTGACATCAACTGGGCTATCAATTTACGGTCTTTCAACAGATTCGCCCAAGGCAAATACTACATTCAGGTCCAAGCAAAATTTACCCTATCCTCTCCTTTGCGATGCCAGCGCTGTATTGATTAGCGCCATTGGGTTCAAGAAAGTACCAAAGGGTACTATCAGAGGTGTCTTCTCTGTAGATAAACAAGGTAAGGTCTTGCTTCGCCAGGCCGGTGGTCCGGATGCGACAGTCGATGCTGTACAGAAACTGGTGCAGGTCGAAGGAACTCCCCAAACGGATGTTGAAGCACAGGCCAAGAATGAGATTTAA
- a CDS encoding ethanolamine-phosphate cytidylyltransferase (COG:I;~EggNog:ENOG410PGX0;~InterPro:IPR041723,IPR004821,IPR014729;~PFAM:PF01467;~go_function: GO:0003824 - catalytic activity [Evidence IEA];~go_process: GO:0009058 - biosynthetic process [Evidence IEA]) produces the protein MSASFEEPAPLPGNWPVDPQEDTPISENRVWVDGCFDFSHHGHAGAMLQARKLGKELFVGVHSDEAILENKGPTVMTLEERVAAVEACRWASRCIPCAPYVTSLPWVSHYGCQYVVHGDDITSDSNGDDCYRFVKAAGRFKVVKRTPGISTTDLVGRMLLCTKSHFIKSVEATLAGEEGSRNWEERKEFAADLMQRIKDYATDETGLQPGPQVSTWSGSSLAKLDGNVEEAGTFESLVHGKPPKPGQRIVYVDGGFDLFSSGHIEFLRQVLAQEETDGHKRDWYNPEQKKSRLEESGEDYPPAYIIAGIHDDDVINKWKGLNYPIMNIFERGLCVLQCRYIHAVVFSAPFSPSQPYLENMPFGVPDAVYHGPTTFIPLTYDPYTAPKKMGIFRETESHAFQHVNAGEIVDRILKSREAYEERQRAKLQKGAIEDLAKAKEETA, from the exons ATGAGCGCATCCTTTGAGGAGCCGGCCCCTCTACCAGGGAACTGGCCCGTGGACCCCCAGGAGGATACGCCCATTTCAGAGAATCGTGTTTGGGTCGACGGATGTTTTGACTTTAGCCATCATG GACATGCGGGAGCTATGCTTCAAGCCCGTAAGCTAGGCAAAGAACTATTCGTGGGCGTACATTCGGACGAAGCAATCCTGGAGAACAAGGGACCAACGGTGAtgactttggaagaacg TGTCGCTGCAGTAGAGGCGTGCCGCTGGGCATCTCGGTGTATTCCCTGTGCCCCATACGTAACGTCGCTTCCCTGGGTGTCTCATTACGGCTGCCAGTATGTCGTTCACGGCGACGACATCACCTCTGATAGCAACGGCGACGACTGTTACCGGTTTGTCAAAGCAGCAGGACGCTTCAAAGTGGTCAAACGAACCCCTGGGATCTCCACAACAGATCTTGTTGGCCGTATGCTCTTGTGTACCAAGAGTCATTTCATAAAATCCGTCGAGGCTACGCTTGCCGGGGAAGAAGGCTCCAGAAACTGGGAGGAACGAAAGGAATTCGCCGCGGATCTTATGCAACGGATTAAGGATTATGCCACCGATGAGACTGGACTACAACCTGGACCTCAGGTTTCGACTTGGTCTGGTTCGAGTCTAGCCAAACTTGACGGCAATGTTGAGGAAGCAGGGACATTTGAGAGTCTTGTTCATGGGAAGCCTCCAAAGCCTGGGCAGCGGATTGTTTACGTTGACGGTGGCTTTGACCTTTTTTCATCTGGTCACATCGAGTTCCTTAGACAGGTCTTAGCCCAAGAGGAGACAGACGGTCACAAGCGTGACTGGTATAACCCTGAACAGAAGAAAAGCAGATTGGAAGAATCCGGCGAGGACTATCCTCCAGCTTATATCATCGCCGGTAtccatgatgatgatgtgatTAACAAGTGGAAGGGACTCAATTATCCGATCATGAACATCTTTGAGCGTGGACTCTGTGTTCTCCAATGCCGT TATATCCATGCCGTCGTCTTTTCGGCTCCCTTTTCTCCAAGTCAACCTTACCTTGAGAACATGCCATTTGGTGTCCCCGACGCCGTTTATCACGGCCCAACAACGTTTATTCCGCTTACATATGATCCCTATACTGCCCCAAAGAAAATGGGCATTTTCAGGGAGACCGAGTCCCATGCCTTCCAGCATGTGAATGCTGGCGAAATCGTTGATCGGATCCTAAAGAGTCGAGAAGCATATGAAGAAAGGCAGCGCGCCAAGTTGCAGAAAGGCGCCATCGAAGACTTGGCCAAGGCAAAGGAAGAGACAGCATAA
- a CDS encoding putative mitochondrial protein sorting (Msf1) (BUSCO:EOG092641K1;~COG:U;~EggNog:ENOG410PIR9;~InterPro:IPR006797,IPR037365;~PFAM:PF04707;~go_component: GO:0005758 - mitochondrial intermembrane space [Evidence IEA]), protein MKVFSSNCTFDYSWNEVSTANWRKYCPWNDKSTHVVGVDTLSRSVDPSTGILRTERLITCDQSVPQWILSLFGGNATSHVYEISYVDPIAKKVTMCSTNLTWSNVLNVQETVIYRPSPSKANSTDFNQEAKITALCGGWQKIKNKVEEASVERFSQNAKRGREGFEAVLEMSRRVFGEQREHERKQLQS, encoded by the exons ATGAAGGTCTTCTCTTCCAACTGCACTTTCGACTATTCCTGGAATGAAGTTTCGACCGCGAACTGGCGCAAGTACTGCCCATGGAATGACAAATCAACTCATGTCGTGGGGGTGGACACTTTGTCTCGATCAGTCGACCCATCGACTGGTATC TTGCGTACGGAACGCCTGATCACATGTGATCAGTCTGTGCCACAATGGATACTATCATTGTTTGGGGGGAACGCTACATCTCATgtctacgagatttcctatgTTGATCCAATCGCGAAGAAAGTCACAATGTGTTCCACCAATCTTACTTGGTCCAACGTCCTCAACGTTCAAGAAACTGTGATATACCGACCTTCGCCGTCAAAGGCAAATTCCACCGATTTCAATCAAGAAGCCAAAATCACTGCGCTTTGTGGTGGCTGGCAGAAGATCAAAAACAAGGTAGAGGAGGCAAGTGTGGAAAGGTTCAGTCAAAACGCCAAGAGAGGACGAGAAGGCTTCGAGGCGGTACTCGAGATGAGTCGACGTGTCTTCGGCGAACAACGTGAGCACGAAAGAAAGCAGCTCCAGTCGTGA